A part of Nocardioides sp. WS12 genomic DNA contains:
- a CDS encoding 3-oxoacyl-ACP reductase, whose protein sequence is MSTAEGTSLEGKVAVVTGAGAGLGRAEALALAAAGAKVVINDLAGAGDDAVDEIRSLGGEAVVVEGDISQRSTADALMTAAVEGFGSLDIVVNNAGMTRDRMLFNLADDEWDAVIAVHLRGHFLLSRNAASYWRGRAKESESGTTYGSIVNTASEAFLGGSPGQANYAAAKAGITALTLSTARGLSRIGVRANVICPRARTAMTAQVFGEDQSGLQVDPYSPDHVAPVVAYLASPAAERITGQVFVVYGGMVALVAAPVVEQRFDKSGDMWTGEDLDKQLGDFFADRDPAVGFAADSIMQLTV, encoded by the coding sequence ATGAGCACGGCGGAGGGCACGTCGCTCGAGGGCAAGGTCGCTGTCGTCACCGGAGCAGGTGCCGGTCTTGGCCGCGCCGAGGCGCTGGCCCTGGCCGCAGCGGGTGCGAAGGTCGTCATCAACGACCTCGCCGGAGCGGGCGACGACGCCGTCGACGAGATCCGTTCGCTCGGGGGTGAAGCTGTCGTCGTCGAGGGCGACATCAGTCAGCGCAGCACGGCTGACGCCTTGATGACCGCAGCAGTCGAGGGCTTCGGCAGTCTCGACATCGTCGTCAACAACGCCGGCATGACGCGCGACCGGATGCTGTTCAACCTGGCCGACGACGAGTGGGACGCGGTCATCGCCGTCCACCTGCGTGGTCACTTCCTGCTCTCGCGCAACGCGGCGTCGTACTGGCGTGGACGGGCGAAGGAGAGCGAGTCCGGCACGACGTACGGCAGCATCGTCAACACGGCGTCGGAGGCGTTCCTGGGTGGCTCACCCGGGCAGGCCAACTACGCGGCAGCGAAGGCGGGCATCACTGCGCTGACGTTGTCCACGGCCCGCGGACTGAGCCGGATCGGCGTCCGCGCGAACGTGATCTGCCCCCGGGCGCGCACCGCGATGACGGCCCAGGTCTTCGGAGAGGACCAGTCCGGCCTCCAGGTCGACCCGTACTCGCCGGACCACGTCGCGCCGGTCGTGGCGTACCTCGCCTCGCCGGCCGCCGAGAGGATCACCGGCCAGGTCTTCGTCGTGTACGGCGGCATGGTCGCCCTCGTGGCAGCCCCCGTCGTCGAGCAGCGCTTCGACAAGTCCGGTGACATGTGGACCGGTGAGGACCTCGACAAGCAGCTCGGCGACTTCTTCGCCGACCGCGACCCGGCCGTCGGATTCGCGGCCGACTCGATCATGCAACTGACCGTCTGA
- a CDS encoding glucose 1-dehydrogenase translates to MGRLENKIAIVTGGAQGQGAAIARAYVAEGAKVVIADVAKEEGQALADELGDSAHFMHHDVSDAASWTALVEDANTRFGPVNVLANNAGILRFGDIERMPAEEVELVWRVNQLGVFLGMQAVTRTMRKNGGGSIINASSVEGLAGMPSCTAYAATKWAIRGMTKCAAMELGPKGIRVNSVHPGMIDTPMTRVHGGDAAMEYGASKVPLRRVGVPEDIAPVYVFLASEESSYINGAEIAVDGGVTSTHAFGA, encoded by the coding sequence ATGGGTCGTCTGGAGAACAAGATCGCCATCGTCACTGGTGGCGCACAGGGCCAGGGCGCTGCCATTGCGCGCGCCTACGTCGCCGAGGGTGCCAAGGTCGTCATCGCCGATGTGGCGAAGGAGGAGGGCCAGGCCCTCGCTGACGAACTGGGCGACAGCGCCCACTTCATGCACCACGACGTGAGTGACGCAGCGTCGTGGACCGCGCTCGTCGAGGACGCCAACACCCGGTTCGGCCCGGTCAACGTGCTCGCCAACAACGCCGGCATCCTCCGCTTCGGTGACATCGAGCGGATGCCCGCCGAAGAGGTCGAGCTCGTGTGGCGGGTCAACCAGCTCGGCGTCTTCCTCGGCATGCAGGCCGTCACGCGCACCATGCGCAAGAACGGCGGCGGCTCGATCATCAACGCGTCGTCGGTCGAAGGTCTCGCGGGCATGCCGTCCTGCACCGCGTACGCCGCCACCAAATGGGCCATCCGGGGCATGACCAAGTGCGCTGCGATGGAGCTCGGCCCCAAGGGGATCCGGGTCAACTCGGTGCACCCCGGCATGATCGACACCCCGATGACGCGTGTCCACGGCGGCGACGCCGCCATGGAGTACGGCGCCAGCAAGGTGCCGCTGCGCCGGGTCGGTGTCCCGGAGGACATCGCGCCGGTCTACGTGTTCCTGGCCAGCGAAGAGTCGTCGTACATCAACGGCGCCGAGATCGCAGTCGACGGCGGCGTGACGAGCACGCACGCCTTTGGTGCCTGA
- a CDS encoding TetR family transcriptional regulator yields MTIANSTSTDDLGSAAQRDRRKRILDATYELAAAGGFDAVQMRAVAEQADVALGTLYRYFPSKIHLLVSALGRQFEETAVRLNEREIPGDTQADRVLYVLKRMARGMQGDPKLTEALTRAFMFADSSVANEIHVVGMSMTSIVTHAMHGGVPVEGSITDEDVAVARVLGDVWLSALVAWVTGRSTAAETAAHMDTAIHLILRD; encoded by the coding sequence GTGACCATCGCGAACTCGACGTCGACAGACGACCTTGGTTCTGCCGCGCAGCGTGATCGCCGCAAGCGGATCCTCGACGCCACCTACGAACTTGCCGCAGCCGGCGGCTTCGACGCGGTCCAGATGCGGGCGGTGGCCGAGCAGGCCGACGTCGCTCTGGGCACGCTGTACCGCTACTTCCCCTCGAAGATCCACCTGCTGGTCTCGGCCCTCGGCCGCCAGTTCGAGGAGACGGCTGTCCGCCTCAACGAGCGCGAGATCCCGGGCGACACCCAGGCCGACCGCGTGCTGTACGTCCTCAAGCGGATGGCTCGAGGCATGCAGGGTGACCCGAAGCTCACCGAGGCACTGACCCGGGCGTTCATGTTCGCCGACAGCAGCGTCGCCAACGAGATCCACGTCGTCGGCATGTCGATGACCTCGATCGTCACCCACGCCATGCACGGCGGCGTGCCGGTCGAGGGCTCGATCACCGACGAGGACGTCGCCGTGGCGCGCGTCCTCGGTGACGTGTGGCTCTCGGCGCTGGTCGCCTGGGTGACCGGCCGCTCCACCGCCGCGGAGACCGCTGCTCACATGGACACGGCCATTCACCTGATCCTCCGGGACTGA
- a CDS encoding glycosyltransferase family 4 protein, which translates to MRIAMLSYRSKPHVGGQGIYIRRLTRELAALGHTVEVFSGQPYPELDEGVTLTKVPSLDLYRPGDEFRNPRPSEYRDLIDVEEWLTMRSGAFPEPLTFSKRVVKVLKGRRDDFDIVFDNQTLAMPLLGIEDPEVVGLPLAATIHHPITMDRRIELAAAVWAKRKAGSRWRFELPKIGVWRWYHFLAQQKRTAPRLRRVMVPSESSKRDIVREFKVDPARIETILLGVDDRFVPPTEPRVPGRVLAMASADAPLKGISVLLEAFAKLVVERDLELVLVTKPKEGGVTEKLIDRLGIADRVSFASGLTDDELVALMGSAELACVPSLYEGFSLPTAELMACETPLVVSRAGAIPEVVGPDGLCADVVEPGDVGALTTALAGLLDDPTRRAEMGAAGRRRVKELFSWTAVAVSTAAVLEDVIAEYKAEMAEKKA; encoded by the coding sequence ATGAGGATCGCAATGCTGTCCTACCGCAGCAAGCCGCACGTGGGCGGTCAGGGGATCTACATTCGCCGGCTGACCCGGGAGCTCGCTGCCCTGGGTCACACGGTCGAGGTTTTCTCCGGTCAGCCCTACCCGGAGCTCGACGAGGGGGTGACGCTCACGAAGGTGCCGAGCCTCGACCTCTACCGGCCCGGCGACGAGTTCCGCAACCCGCGACCGAGCGAGTACCGCGACCTGATCGACGTCGAGGAGTGGCTCACGATGCGCAGCGGCGCCTTCCCGGAGCCGCTGACCTTCAGCAAGCGCGTGGTGAAGGTGCTCAAGGGCCGTCGTGACGACTTCGACATCGTCTTCGACAACCAGACCCTGGCCATGCCTCTGCTCGGCATCGAGGACCCCGAGGTGGTCGGTCTCCCGCTTGCGGCGACCATCCACCACCCCATCACCATGGACCGCCGCATCGAGCTCGCCGCTGCCGTCTGGGCCAAGCGCAAGGCCGGTTCGAGGTGGCGCTTCGAGTTGCCGAAGATCGGCGTGTGGCGTTGGTACCACTTCCTCGCGCAGCAGAAGCGGACTGCGCCCCGCCTGCGCCGGGTGATGGTGCCGTCCGAGTCGTCCAAGCGCGACATCGTGCGTGAGTTCAAGGTCGACCCGGCCCGGATCGAGACGATCCTGCTGGGCGTCGACGATCGCTTCGTGCCGCCGACCGAGCCACGCGTGCCGGGCCGTGTTCTCGCGATGGCCAGCGCCGACGCGCCCCTGAAGGGCATCTCGGTCCTGCTCGAGGCCTTTGCCAAGCTGGTCGTCGAACGCGACCTCGAGCTCGTGCTCGTGACCAAGCCCAAGGAGGGTGGCGTCACCGAGAAGTTGATCGACCGCCTCGGCATCGCCGATCGGGTCTCGTTCGCGAGCGGTCTCACCGACGACGAACTGGTCGCGCTGATGGGCTCGGCCGAGTTGGCCTGTGTCCCCTCGCTCTACGAGGGTTTCTCGCTTCCGACCGCCGAGTTGATGGCCTGCGAGACGCCGCTCGTGGTCTCGCGTGCCGGCGCCATCCCCGAGGTCGTCGGCCCCGACGGCCTCTGCGCGGATGTGGTGGAGCCCGGAGACGTGGGAGCGCTGACCACCGCGCTCGCCGGGTTGCTGGACGACCCGACACGCCGCGCCGAGATGGGCGCCGCGGGACGCCGCCGCGTCAAGGAGCTGTTCAGCTGGACCGCTGTCGCAGTGAGCACTGCGGCCGTCCTCGAAGACGTGATCGCTGAATACAAGGCCGAGATGGCCGAGAAGAAGGCTTGA
- a CDS encoding class I SAM-dependent methyltransferase: MLTVDFDRLGLKAGDRVLDMGAGAGRHSFEMYRRGADVIAFDLDADELEGVRDLFVAMKEAGEVPEGAEADVKQGDALALPFADGEFDRIVCSEVLEHIHEDVAAIRELIRVLRPGGTLAVTVPRWLPEVINWTLSADYHNAEGGHIRIYTDHELVDKVTKGGRFNDGTPGEAMLFEGKSYTHGLHSPYWWIKCAVGVENDNHPLAKAYHKLLVWEIMKQPKALQVAGKVLDPVIGKSMVLYFRKPDAG, translated from the coding sequence ATGCTGACCGTTGACTTCGACCGCTTGGGCCTCAAGGCGGGTGACCGCGTCCTCGACATGGGTGCCGGCGCCGGCCGCCACAGCTTCGAGATGTACCGCCGCGGTGCGGACGTGATCGCGTTCGACCTCGACGCCGATGAGCTCGAGGGCGTGCGTGACCTGTTCGTCGCGATGAAGGAAGCCGGCGAGGTGCCCGAGGGCGCCGAGGCCGACGTCAAGCAGGGCGACGCACTCGCGCTGCCCTTCGCTGACGGTGAGTTCGACCGGATCGTGTGCTCCGAAGTGCTCGAGCACATCCACGAAGACGTTGCGGCGATCCGCGAACTGATCCGCGTCCTGCGGCCAGGCGGAACGCTGGCCGTGACCGTGCCCCGGTGGCTGCCCGAGGTCATCAACTGGACCCTCTCGGCCGACTATCACAACGCTGAGGGCGGCCACATCAGGATCTACACCGACCACGAACTGGTCGACAAGGTCACCAAGGGCGGCAGGTTCAACGACGGCACGCCCGGTGAGGCGATGCTCTTCGAGGGCAAGAGCTACACCCACGGCCTGCACTCGCCGTACTGGTGGATCAAGTGCGCGGTCGGCGTCGAGAACGACAACCACCCGCTCGCGAAGGCGTACCACAAGCTGCTGGTCTGGGAGATCATGAAGCAGCCCAAGGCCCTGCAGGTCGCCGGCAAGGTGCTCGACCCGGTGATCGGCAAGAGCATGGTCCTGTACTTCAGGAAGCCGGACGCCGGATGA
- a CDS encoding prenyltransferase, protein MTSEVPLSRLPYVDGVISAQQVADTAAAIAAMQEPWGAVPWTTGEHVDIWNHVEAAMAMLIGGQVEAAERAYAWIPTVQRADGSWPMKLVGGVADDERGEVNMSAYFAVGLWHHWLVRRDLAFVRKYWPSVRAGLDFVVSLQTSFGGIRWTPVDDFCLLTGNSSIYHSLRAGVALADLMDDPQPEWELAGGRLGHAVRTHPDLFEDKSTYSMDWYYPVLGGPVRGDAARELLARRWNDFVVPGLGIHCVDTNPWVTGAETCELAMALDVIGDHARALTLLTEMQHLREDDGRYWTGWVYDDPKRPSDGEPRNVHWPVEHTTYTAAAVLLAVDALGETFGHSTPGSGIMRGTSLAPHFEEIALECDCPSPDRVSSHA, encoded by the coding sequence GTGACCTCCGAGGTTCCGCTGAGCCGCCTTCCGTACGTCGACGGCGTGATCAGCGCGCAGCAGGTTGCTGACACCGCTGCGGCGATCGCGGCGATGCAGGAGCCGTGGGGTGCCGTTCCGTGGACCACGGGCGAGCACGTCGACATCTGGAACCACGTCGAAGCCGCCATGGCGATGCTGATCGGTGGACAGGTGGAGGCCGCCGAGCGCGCCTACGCCTGGATCCCGACTGTCCAGCGTGCCGACGGTTCGTGGCCGATGAAGCTGGTCGGCGGCGTGGCCGACGACGAGCGCGGCGAGGTCAACATGTCGGCGTACTTCGCCGTCGGCCTGTGGCACCACTGGCTGGTGCGCCGCGACCTCGCCTTCGTCCGGAAGTACTGGCCCTCCGTGCGAGCCGGCCTGGACTTCGTCGTGTCGCTCCAGACGAGCTTCGGCGGCATTCGCTGGACCCCGGTCGATGACTTCTGCCTGCTCACGGGCAACTCGAGCATCTATCACTCACTGCGTGCGGGCGTCGCCCTCGCGGACCTGATGGACGACCCGCAGCCCGAGTGGGAGCTGGCGGGTGGTCGTCTCGGTCACGCCGTGCGTACCCACCCGGACCTGTTCGAGGACAAGTCGACGTACTCCATGGACTGGTACTACCCGGTCCTCGGCGGTCCTGTCCGTGGCGACGCCGCCCGCGAACTGCTGGCCCGGCGCTGGAACGACTTCGTCGTGCCCGGTCTCGGCATCCACTGCGTCGACACCAACCCCTGGGTCACGGGCGCGGAGACCTGCGAGCTCGCGATGGCGCTCGACGTCATCGGCGACCACGCCCGCGCGTTGACGCTGCTCACCGAGATGCAGCACCTGCGCGAGGACGACGGCCGCTACTGGACCGGTTGGGTGTACGACGACCCGAAGCGTCCTTCCGACGGCGAACCCCGCAACGTGCACTGGCCGGTCGAACACACGACGTACACCGCTGCGGCGGTGCTGCTCGCCGTCGATGCCCTCGGGGAGACCTTCGGGCACTCGACGCCGGGCTCGGGGATCATGCGCGGGACGTCGCTGGCGCCGCACTTCGAGGAGATTGCCCTCGAGTGCGACTGCCCCTCACCCGACAGGGTCTCCAGCCACGCCTGA
- a CDS encoding class I SAM-dependent methyltransferase: MPDTMPSDLLEHARLAKGFMPEDEGDLLYRVARERLPHGPALEVGTYCGKSGIYLGAAAREVAATGTPATVFTVDHHRGSEENQAGWEHHDTTVVDQEFGLMDTLGQFRKNIARAGLEDHVVAIVGQSTTVAAHWRTPLSLLFIDGGHGEQPARDDFLGWPRWVDAGGYLAIHDVFPDPAEGGRPPYELIYLPALASGQFTEIDVVGSMRILQRTSGVAGDPVG; the protein is encoded by the coding sequence GTGCCCGACACCATGCCGTCCGACCTGCTGGAACACGCGCGCCTCGCCAAGGGCTTCATGCCCGAGGACGAGGGCGATCTGCTCTACCGCGTGGCCCGCGAACGCCTCCCCCACGGCCCGGCCCTCGAGGTCGGCACCTACTGCGGGAAGTCCGGCATCTACCTCGGCGCGGCCGCGCGCGAGGTTGCGGCGACCGGAACGCCCGCCACGGTCTTCACCGTCGACCACCACCGCGGCTCGGAGGAGAACCAGGCCGGCTGGGAGCACCACGACACCACGGTGGTCGACCAGGAGTTCGGGCTGATGGACACCCTGGGCCAGTTCCGCAAGAACATCGCCCGCGCCGGCCTCGAGGACCACGTGGTCGCCATCGTCGGCCAGTCAACGACCGTCGCCGCGCACTGGCGCACGCCGCTCTCGCTGCTCTTCATCGACGGCGGGCACGGCGAGCAGCCCGCCCGCGACGACTTCCTTGGTTGGCCGCGCTGGGTCGACGCAGGTGGCTACCTCGCCATCCACGACGTCTTCCCCGACCCGGCCGAAGGCGGTCGCCCGCCCTACGAGCTGATCTACCTGCCCGCCCTGGCCAGCGGCCAGTTCACCGAGATCGACGTCGTCGGCTCGATGCGCATCCTCCAGCGCACGTCAGGCGTGGCTGGAGACCCTGTCGGGTGA
- a CDS encoding acyl-CoA dehydrogenase family protein, producing MSLGITDDQVELADSLRKWAASLDPIAAARAAEGDAAARFDEVWSAAEVMGVTTIAVPESAGGGGGTVLDQAVALEACAHELVPGGLLGAAIGGLLEGHPGRYGVQVHPGGVVWDGGTGAERLLLDESAEATTEAGIDLSARHARVAPVVEERAQRASKPDDHRRLVAVTLAAAEAAGVARWCLETAVDYAKVREQFGQKIGAFQAIKHLCAQMLETAEAVTAAAWDAAASADGDDTEQWAFAVDVAQATCFDGAVEVAKGCIQVLGGIGFTHEHDAHLYFRRALSLRALVGSADAAAERLTAAAVAGVRRQVDVDLEGRDEAIRPDVRAAVERIAALPAGDQRAALVETGYLTPHWPTPYGLGADPTTQIVIDQELGRAGVVRPDLVIAGWAVPTILAHGTDAQRERFALPSLLGDLVWCQLFSEPGSGSDLASLRMRAERVDGGWRLTGQKVWNSMAERADWGICLARTDPDVPQHKGITYFLVDMKSAGIEVRPLREITGEALFNEVFLDDVFVPDDCVVAEPGDGWKLARTTLANERVAMASARLTKSVERVVEIAASRDLGPVARVQIGHQVALATVCALLGVRTTLRALGGHGPGAESSVAKLLGVRSRQDSSELVVKLQGDDLAVLGSISKTSGDPLAADLWEQLNTRCLSIAGGTTQILRNVAGERILGLPR from the coding sequence ATGTCCCTCGGCATCACCGACGACCAGGTCGAACTGGCCGACAGCCTGCGCAAGTGGGCGGCCAGTCTCGACCCGATCGCAGCGGCCCGCGCCGCCGAGGGCGACGCCGCTGCCCGGTTCGACGAGGTCTGGTCGGCCGCCGAAGTCATGGGCGTGACCACGATCGCCGTGCCCGAGTCGGCCGGCGGCGGGGGAGGGACGGTCCTCGACCAGGCGGTCGCGCTCGAGGCGTGCGCCCACGAACTCGTTCCCGGTGGCCTCCTCGGTGCGGCCATCGGTGGCCTGTTGGAAGGCCACCCCGGACGCTACGGCGTCCAGGTCCACCCGGGTGGCGTGGTGTGGGACGGCGGCACGGGCGCCGAGCGCTTGCTGCTCGACGAGAGTGCCGAGGCGACGACCGAGGCGGGCATCGACCTGTCCGCACGGCACGCACGCGTCGCCCCGGTGGTTGAGGAGCGAGCACAGCGAGCCTCGAAACCCGACGACCACCGGCGCCTGGTCGCCGTCACCCTCGCCGCGGCTGAGGCTGCCGGGGTCGCCCGCTGGTGCCTGGAGACCGCGGTCGACTACGCCAAGGTGCGCGAGCAGTTCGGACAGAAGATCGGCGCCTTCCAGGCCATCAAGCACCTCTGTGCCCAGATGCTCGAGACCGCTGAGGCCGTCACGGCTGCTGCGTGGGACGCCGCAGCGTCGGCCGACGGCGACGACACCGAGCAATGGGCGTTCGCGGTCGACGTCGCGCAGGCGACCTGCTTCGACGGAGCCGTCGAGGTGGCCAAGGGCTGCATCCAGGTTCTCGGCGGCATCGGCTTCACCCACGAGCACGACGCTCACCTCTACTTCCGCCGCGCCCTGAGCCTGCGCGCCCTCGTCGGCTCGGCCGACGCCGCGGCCGAACGCCTCACCGCTGCCGCCGTTGCCGGAGTACGACGTCAGGTGGACGTCGACCTCGAAGGGCGCGACGAGGCGATCCGCCCTGACGTGCGAGCCGCTGTCGAACGCATCGCTGCCCTGCCGGCGGGCGACCAGCGCGCGGCTCTCGTGGAGACGGGCTACCTGACGCCGCACTGGCCCACGCCCTACGGGCTCGGCGCCGATCCCACCACGCAGATCGTGATCGACCAGGAGCTCGGCCGGGCGGGCGTCGTACGACCGGACCTGGTGATTGCCGGGTGGGCGGTCCCGACGATCCTCGCCCACGGCACCGACGCGCAGCGTGAGCGTTTCGCGTTGCCGTCCCTGCTGGGCGACCTTGTCTGGTGCCAGTTGTTCTCCGAGCCGGGCTCGGGCTCCGACCTGGCGTCGCTGCGCATGCGCGCCGAGCGGGTCGATGGCGGCTGGCGGCTGACGGGCCAGAAGGTGTGGAACTCGATGGCCGAGCGTGCCGACTGGGGCATCTGCCTGGCCCGGACCGATCCGGACGTCCCGCAGCACAAGGGCATCACCTACTTCCTCGTGGACATGAAGTCCGCGGGGATCGAGGTCCGGCCGCTGCGCGAGATCACGGGCGAGGCGCTGTTCAACGAGGTGTTCCTCGACGACGTGTTCGTGCCCGACGACTGCGTCGTGGCCGAGCCCGGCGACGGCTGGAAGCTGGCCCGCACGACGCTGGCCAACGAGCGGGTGGCGATGGCCAGTGCTCGTCTCACCAAGAGTGTGGAGCGCGTGGTCGAGATCGCCGCTTCCCGCGACCTCGGACCGGTCGCCCGGGTCCAGATCGGTCACCAGGTGGCGCTCGCCACCGTGTGCGCGCTGCTCGGTGTCCGCACCACGCTGCGCGCCCTCGGCGGGCACGGCCCGGGCGCGGAGTCGAGCGTGGCCAAGCTGCTCGGCGTCCGCAGCCGTCAGGACTCCTCGGAACTGGTCGTGAAGCTCCAGGGCGACGATCTCGCGGTGCTCGGGTCGATCAGCAAGACGTCCGGGGACCCGCTGGCAGCCGACCTCTGGGAGCAGCTCAACACGCGCTGCCTCTCGATCGCCGGGGGTACGACGCAGATCCTGCGCAACGTGGCCGGCGAGCGGATTCTCGGGCTGCCGCGCTGA
- a CDS encoding alpha/beta hydrolase: protein MGFVRRQAITAALTANAIRPLPGFRAGIPAFFAGWITGELAPHVLGLTVADAAAHAVGPRRNLRGLALAGLSSAGLVYLVQQSRQAVTEAENALVEGLGVDYVEQLDAKPSPADLATPWGRIANPFAFGRAARKAGVEVQRDIPFAPYGKRGLLDVYTSEVTPASGAPVLLQVHGGGWTIGNKDQQGLPLMQHLAARGWVCVAINYRLSPRDPWPAHIVDVKAAIAWIRENIETYGGDPNYIAITGGSAGGHLSALAAVTPNAPEFQPGFEDADTTVQAAVPYYGVYDMAGVTGLPNARLMRDHFLGPRVFKKRFAEQPDIYEQASPLLRITADAPDFFVIHGEHDTLVDVRQARAFVEALRTTSKRTVTYAELPGAQHAFDVFPSIRSQHLVRATERFLNWHWNLWRREQSAPAEVTSAQ, encoded by the coding sequence ATGGGATTCGTACGGCGCCAGGCCATCACCGCAGCGCTGACCGCCAACGCCATCCGTCCTCTCCCCGGCTTCCGGGCCGGCATCCCGGCGTTCTTCGCCGGATGGATCACCGGTGAGCTCGCGCCCCATGTGCTCGGCCTGACCGTCGCCGACGCGGCTGCGCACGCCGTCGGGCCGCGCCGGAACCTTCGCGGACTCGCGCTCGCCGGACTGTCGTCGGCAGGTCTCGTGTACCTGGTCCAGCAGAGCCGCCAGGCCGTGACCGAAGCCGAGAACGCGCTGGTCGAGGGCCTCGGCGTCGACTACGTCGAACAACTCGACGCCAAGCCGTCCCCGGCAGACCTCGCCACCCCCTGGGGCCGAATCGCGAACCCGTTCGCCTTCGGCCGCGCCGCCCGCAAGGCCGGCGTGGAGGTCCAGCGCGACATCCCGTTCGCGCCGTACGGCAAGCGCGGCCTGCTCGACGTCTACACGTCCGAGGTCACTCCCGCCTCCGGCGCTCCCGTGCTGCTCCAGGTCCACGGCGGCGGCTGGACGATCGGCAACAAGGACCAGCAGGGCCTCCCCCTGATGCAGCACCTCGCCGCCCGCGGCTGGGTGTGCGTGGCGATCAACTACCGTCTCTCCCCCCGCGACCCGTGGCCGGCGCACATCGTCGACGTCAAGGCCGCCATCGCCTGGATCCGCGAGAACATCGAGACCTACGGCGGCGACCCGAACTACATCGCCATCACTGGCGGATCCGCCGGTGGCCATCTCTCCGCGCTCGCTGCGGTCACACCGAACGCGCCGGAGTTCCAGCCCGGCTTCGAGGACGCGGACACCACGGTCCAGGCCGCGGTGCCGTACTACGGCGTCTACGACATGGCGGGCGTGACGGGCCTGCCCAACGCCCGACTGATGCGCGACCACTTCCTGGGCCCCCGCGTCTTCAAGAAGCGCTTCGCCGAGCAGCCGGACATCTATGAACAGGCGTCACCGTTGCTGCGGATCACTGCGGACGCCCCGGACTTCTTCGTCATCCACGGTGAGCACGACACCCTGGTCGACGTACGACAGGCGCGCGCCTTCGTCGAAGCACTGCGGACCACCTCGAAGCGCACCGTCACCTACGCCGAGTTGCCGGGTGCCCAGCACGCGTTCGACGTCTTCCCGTCGATCCGGTCGCAGCACCTGGTGCGCGCCACCGAGCGTTTCCTGAACTGGCACTGGAACCTGTGGCGGCGCGAACAGTCCGCGCCCGCCGAGGTCACCTCAGCGCAGTAG